GGCCCGATGGTGGGCTTCGGAATTAGCCTGGCGATCTGCTTTTTCTACTTCGGGCTGACGCGGGTGGGGCTTTCCCTGGGCCACAATTTGCGGATCCAGCCCTGGCTCGGCGCGTGGATGGGCAATCTCCTCTTCGGGATCGCGGCTGTCCCGCTTCTGATCCGCGCAGAGCGTCACTGAGGGCTCCGACCACGCTGTCCACATTACTTGGGAGGGGGAAGCTTCTCGCTCCTTCCGCTGGACGCCGC
The candidate division KSB1 bacterium genome window above contains:
- a CDS encoding LptF/LptG family permease: GPMVGFGISLAICFFYFGLTRVGLSLGHNLRIQPWLGAWMGNLLFGIAAVPLLIRAERH